TGGGAAAGCTACAAAGATATGATGCATTCCCTGAAGGAGAATAATCTCTTCACCCCTAACTGgagtgtgagctctttgaggacagggaaaatatctcataattctttttttcccttaaagcctTAGTACAGGGGCAGTGTTTTATGATTCATTGTGTTCTTTAAAGTTGTATCCCCCATGTGTCTTGCAGAGGCTTAGATATGGATTAATTGATAAATTAGTTCTGAGAAGTATGGAAAGCCATGGAAATCTTTTAGAGTTCACGTATCCATATTTCGTTATGTAAATTATTTACACCTGCTAATTGGAGTAGGGCATGAATTGGTAGCAAATTAGATGTGACATATCTTATAACTATCATTGTTGTAAGGTCGGGTTGGAATAAAGGTGACTAAGTGTTGCACTTTTTTCAGTGCATTATAATTATAGCACTTCTACATATCAAGTGCAGGCCGTGTCTCTGGTTGTTTTCAAAATGTTATCTGATCCTTATGAATGTCAGGAATTATCAAATCCCAGATGTGATCCTCTAATTAGAAAATATATCTTTAACAGAACTAgagtttttattttcagaataacAAAGAAAGTCTAGATATTACCTGTGTTGTTAATATACCATACTACATCCCTGTTCTGTGGTTCTTATGTAAAGTTCAAGTCAAGTGTGAAAGCCTTCCAACATTGTTCCAATATTTGTACTGTGTTTCCGTGGGTAATATCCACGTTGGAAATCAATATGGATTAGATATTCCTCATTTTATTACTTGTGGGGACATCTGGAAAACACAGTGTGTTATCTTTAAGAGCCTTAACTAGAACAACATTTCTAGGATTATTCCATGGAACTTGGTTATTTAGTGAATATGGGTTCTGTGAGAATTTTTATGCTAGTGATATTGTCTTCTTCAATAAGCTAAATAAAGAATTACGTGCCAAAAATACTTACAATGTATAACATATTTTGGTTTGCAAATGGCTTTCTTTCAGTCTTACTCCAAAATTGACTCCTACCTTATTTTATCTCAAGGGAATTTTCTATGTCAAGATTCCCTGGGCTAGCATGTGTGGTTCTTTTAATATATTTCAGTCCCCAAAGTGTTCTGTTAACCAATTAAGTGTTAGAGAACATTGAGCTAAACTTTCACAAAGTGTATAAAATGGTATTAATACATTCGAGATGTCAAGACAACAAAGCATCAACTGCTGCCAATAGCCATGTTGAGGGTACCGGTTTTTCTTCTGGTCTTAGATTATTTATAGGCAGCAGCTACATGCAAAGAGAGCCAGAACTTGTAAGCTTGTATTTGTTATATTCTGGAGCGTTACTATGATTGCAgaggattaattttttttgtaaatagtattttatgttttctaattacatataaagatagttttcaacattcattttttataagattctgagttctaaacttttctacctcccttcatcctttcccctctcccaagacagtaagcaatctgatataggttatacatgtgcagtcatgtcaagtatatttccacattagtcatattgtgaaagaagaatcagaacaaaaggggaaatcatgaaaatgaattaaaaaaaagtgaaaatagtatgctttaatctgcattcagacttcatggttctttctctgcctgtggatggcattttccatcatgagtcttttggaattgtcttggatcattgtattgctgagaagagctaagcctatcaaagctggtcattgcacaatgttgctgttactatatacagtgttctcctggttctgctcacttcactcagcatcagctcatgtaagtctttctagatttttctgaagtccacctgttcatcatttcttatggaacaatagtattccattatattcatatgccacaacttgttcggccatgcCTCATTTGACAGACATTCTAtcaagttccaattctttgccaccataaagagagctactataaatttttttgtacgtctgggtccttttccctttacagacctagaggtggtattgctggatcaaagggtatgcacagttttatagccctttgggcatagttgcaaattgctctacagaatggttaaaccagtttataactccaccaataatacgttagtgtcccaattttcccacatctccttcaacatttatcgttttccttttctgtcatattagccaattgataagtatgaggtggtacctcagagtttgaatttgcctttctttaatcagtagtgatttagagcattttttcatatggctgtagatatctttaatttcttcatccgaaaactgcctgttcatatcctttgatcatctatcaattggaaaaatcactctgattcttataaatttgactaagttttctatatatttgagaaatgaggtctttatcagaaacactgggtataaaaattgtttcccagctttctgcttcccttctcatcttGGTTCCATTGGCTTTgttctgcaaaaactttttaatttaatgtaatcaaaatgacccattttgcatttcataatgttctccatctcttgtttggtcataaattcttcctttctccatagatctgattaaataaactattccctgctctcttaatttgcttattgtatcaccctctatgtttaaatcatgtactcattttgaccttatcttggtatgcagAGTGAGATGCtgatctatgcctaatttctgccatactattttctagttttcccggcagtttttgtccaatagtgagttcttattccagaagctggagtctttgggttgatcaaatagtagattactatagtcattgctgtgtcttatgtacctaatcttttccactgatccgccactctatttcttagccagtaccaaatagttttgatgattgccactttataatatagttttagatatgATATGGCTAAGCTATCttcctttgtgtctttttttcccattaattgccttgatattcctgaccttttgttcttccagatgaattttgttattattttttctagctctataaaataatttttggtagtttgattagtatggctcTGAATAAGTAAAGTAACTTAGGTAGACTTGTCATTTTCATTAGCtgagcctacccatgagcaattgatatttttccaattatttagattatttgtgtgaaaagtgttttgtaattgtgttcatatagttcctgtgtttgtcttggcagtagACTCCTAAATATCTTATATTATCTAcgcttattttaaatggaaattctctttctatctcttactggtGGGTTTCGTTAATAgtttatagaaatgctgatgatttatgtgtgttatcttatatcctataactttgctaaagtcattagttatttcaagtacttttttagttgattctctaagtataccatcatatcgtctgcaaagagtaatagtttttgtttcttcattgcctattctaattccttcaatttctttttcttctcttattgctaaagctaatagtggtgataatgggcatccttgtttcaccgtGATCTtgttgggaagacttctagcttatccccattacaaataatgcttgctggtggttttagatagatgctacttaacattttaaagaaagctccatttattcctatgctctcaagtgtttttaataggaatgagtgatatattttgtcaaaagctttttctgcatctattgagataatcatgatttctgttggttttgttactgatatgctcaattatgctgatacttttcctaatattgaaccagccttgcattcctggtttaaatcccacctggtcatagtgtattatccttgtgataaattgctgtaatctctttgctaatattttatttttaaaatttgcatcaatattcactagggaaattggtctataatttcctttctttcctactttttcccatttatacttttctctctctttcctttcaccctggcCCTCcttaccagtgttttgcttctgaccactgcctctctcagtctgccatcccttctatctgctccctcccatcctttttcccttctacccaattctaatttttaaagaattattttcttcagttagcttttgtacctccttttccatttggccaattctattttttaaggaattgttttcttcggTCAgtttttatacttccttttccaagctgttgactctctcttgtataactctcatttcttttcccaatttttcttctgcctctcttatttaatttttaaaatcctctttgagcttttcctggaggactttttgggcttgagaccaatttatattccccttttgaggcttcacatgtagacattttgacattgttgtcctcttctgagtttgtgctttCGTCTTCTCCATTACCGTACTAGCTTTCTCTGGTCAGggcttgtttttctgtttttgctcatttttagccTATTTTTAGCTCATTTAGCCTATtcaatgacttttaaagttgagctctgcttgTGGAGTACAGGGGGGgactatcccaagcttcttgcactggggaccagaggcctggtcactggctttctgtgctGAGGCCTCAGGGGCTGGAGGCTTTCCCACTGTACAAAGATGGCCCAGCTTGGTCATGCCTGTTGTGCCAGGAGTTCTGGAGCTAGCAGTTTGCCTTCTGTGGTGGGCCTGGAAGCTTCATAGTTAGCCTgtgtgccactggcctgctgagccaggacagTGGGGCCTAGGTTGCTGAtttgtgctgtggctaagagcctcccactgaCTTGCCCAGACACCATCCgcactgggctgcactccccttttatccaagtgagacagacttttcccgAAGCCCTTAAGTAATCTTAAGCTAGAAATTTATTTCACTTCacctttttgtggattctgtcacaCTATTATCTGttcagaggcttgatttaatgttgtttctgagggaaactgccatcttgtctctgcccctgaACTGATTTGTCTTGGAAGGAAGAAGAGTAATAGAATGAGGTAAGACCTAATTAGTTCAGAGTGATGGGACTCGGTGGGGTCTGGTATACCTAGGTGGCTCTCCCTAAGTATTGTATGTGTCCATGAGGAAGCCATGTGCTGTAAGCTGTTCTGTCTTgcagctggagatacaaagaacaaaggactgaacaataatagCTGTTGCAGGATTCACAACAACTGTGCCCTCAACATCTGAACATAGCCTTTTTCTCTCTAGTATTGCGATGCCGGAGTCATATTAGTGACAAGTAGGGTGCCTCATAAATAATGAACTCCATCTTTCTTATTCAGCTCTCTCACCTCCTTTTTATGATTAAGGTAGAGGAGAGCATGatggagatggggaaaggaaTGGAGGATACAACCTAGGTAGCAGGGTGGGTTTGGATGACGATATGTCTAGCAATCAACTGCAGTGTCATAAGAATGTAGAATAAAATTTAGCCCTTTGGAAAATCCATTCCTTCTCTGGTTTCTACTGTGAGTGGCAGCACATTATATGGAGTTCTATCAATAATTTTGTTAGAGGAATAAGTCCTGGACATACTGAAGTAGGAAATGAGGACAGTTGTATTCATAAGTATATAACTTTGATTAATCATTGAAGGTTTTCATTGTGATTTATTCTTTCTTGTCCTTTAGGTACATGTGTTATTCATTCTTGGGCTACGGGAAACCTCAATACTCACCTGCTTCATCCTGCTCTTCTGCCATTATTCTATTCTTCCTATTACCCTGTATGGTAGAAGTCATACATAGTTGGATCTGTGCTCATAGGATGCTTTAATATAGTGAAACAGATGTCAGATTTCTGTTCACACAAGCACTTCATACATCCTTAAactgaagggaaggggaaaatttaCCCTTTATGAAATTTAAAGGGAAACAAAATCTTAGCTATACAACTTTCCAAATCTGATCTATAATTGCTTCTACCATACCCTTAAATAACAGGTGTAGATTCAGGATCATCCCAGTACCATTAGATTCTTTTCTGAATAAGGAATGTAGTTttgtcaaaggaaaaaagaattatattGTTTGCATAATTTTCTAGAAATGAAGGCTAGCATGAAGGGAGAGATACATGAGAAAAAGGTAGGAGAAGAGGGTGGAGTGAGGAGAATTAAATAATGAgacaatgaaaaagaatgaagatggcCTTTCTGCCAAGGAAAGTAGTAACAATCTTGCCTACTTATCTATCTGGAAGTCTTTAAGGATCACAACATTAGGCATCTCCTTCCTTTCAGCTATACACAAAGTAGGAATTTGAAAATAGCTGTGAGCATACAGCGCTGAGACACAGCTGGCTGATTTATTGAAGATGCATTAACCTTCACCATAGACATCAGCTCCACATGGGAGTAGATCATTAAAGGACCATCCATGTTCCTTCTCTCTATTAGTTTTGCTAGTGAAGAGGCAGTTAGTGATATGAAGAGGAACACATGAGCTTTCTTCTAGATTGCCTTTAAATTGACCCATGATGACAGGaatgattttagaactgggaatAAAGCAGATTTTAAGAAGAGATCAGAGACTAGAGTAGACAAAGgataatgtcttttaaaaaaaccagAACATGGGATGACAGCTGACTCAACCCTTATTGTAACTTCAGGACTGAGAACAGAAACTAAATGAGACTATATGGTCTATAGAAAAATTTTCCCTGTAGTACAGAATGAAATTTCTCAATAGGTAAATttcttatataatatataagactGAATTCTGTTTTGCATTGAGATAAAATACAGTGTTTAGGCACTATATTTTTGGTGAACATTTGTGGATATTGGATTCCAAACTATTAATCCAAAACCAAGTAGTGTTTGCAATATCAATATGCTGGCCAGTTCCTCAGtatgattatttattttaattatttattcttATGATTAACTAATCAGCCCCTGACATATTCATGCCCCTTACACTTGAAGTTGGAGAGAGGTAAGTGTCAGTTTTATActggaaaaacttcctgacaTTTGGAGTCTCCAAGACTTAAATAAGTTGCCTTTGGACATAGTGCTTTACACCTCCCTAGGCTCTTTTTGGTGGGGGGGTGcggagggggggaggaagataagataataataatgttaatttatataatgctataaagtttggaaagcattttgcatacattctctcatttgatcctcactctgagagagaggtgctattattattattagtcccattttacagatgaggaaactgaggcaaacaggttaagtgacttgaccagggtcccatagctagtaagtgtctcaggctttggctaggatttgaactgaagtattttgactccaactccagcactatatctactgtaccacctaccaacctcttaataaataaataaaaaatcaataCCTAATGTCAGTATACATGAacatagaatataagctgcttAATTAGAAGGGACTATTTTGTTCTTATCTTTGTACCCATAGCACCTATCACGGTGCCTTGCACACAACAGATACTTAGTACGTTTTTGCTGAATTGCAATGAATTGAATTTGTCAAGtgttcccctcctctcttccattgttcatttgcatttttttgcTTTCAACCAAGAGGAAATCAGGCTGAGTGGGTATAGCATGGTGAAGGAATGATACCAActgttccttttctttaaaaaattagaattcttctattaaaatgtgatttaaaTTGTCAATGGTATTTTCAAATTTGTTTAAAATTCAGTAAATATAGAAAagcaattctcaaactttttggtctgaGGACccatttacattcttaaaaattattgagtatCCCAAAGTgcttttgtttatgtaggttGTATCTACCGATATTtaccacattaaaaattaaaacaacttattttttaaaatagtataaaatttaattaaaattaaatgatacatttttaaatgtttatttattcactttaaaataacaataacaaaccaattacatattaacataaataacatatcttatgaaaataactattttccaaaataaaaaaaagttcatcagaagagtggcattgttttatatatttttgcaaatctctttaatgtctggcttaattgAAGACAGctagattctcatatctgcttccgcattcaatctgttgtgatattTTGTTTGAGATGAAGTAAGCATATGAAGATAATCTGGCCTTACAGAGATGTGCagttgggaaagggaggagaatttTAATAGCAaataatgaaaatagttttgattttgtggacctcctgaaagggtcttggggaccTCCAAATGGGGACCATGCTGGTTAAGAACTGCTGgttaagaataatgttttaaatttaaagaaaagaaaagaaaaactaggtACATCAGTAACTATTTTAGTAACCTTTAACTGTCTTAGTCACAGCTTAATCTGATTCTAATCTAAGTTCCAAGCTTAATTTAAAAGCCATTTTAGTACAACAGAAAAGTAGTaacactggagtcagaagacctgagttcagatcccacctcagatactgcTACATGTATGACCTCGGGCAAGaccacctgggcctcagtttcctcatctttaaagtgaaggGCTAGGTGGCCCCTGTGGTCCCATCTAGTTCTacatatatgatcctatgaagttaAGATATGTCCCGTcaagtttaaaatgtttaataagctTCAGCATAGGGTATAGAGCACTAGGCTGGgcgtcaggaagagctgagttgaaatctggcctcagacatttgctagctgtataactttgggcaaatcacttcaactctgtttgcctccatttcctcaactataaaataggaataatcaatcaacattcattaagtgccatttgtgtgccaggtactgtactaagtgctaagatgataacacctacctcacagggttcttgtgaagttcaaatgatataatattagtaaagcacttagcacagtgtctggcacagaggagacattatataaatactagtcaTTAGAAATAGTAATagttagtaatagtaataataaaaatatcattaccttctctttatcatcatcatcatcatcatcatcggtcagcaagcatttattaagcaccaattacgggccaggcactgtgttaagtgctagggataaaagaatggcaaaaagtatttcttcctctcaaggttctcacagtctaatggggagccaatctgtaaacaactatgtacaaagatatagaaaggaaaaattggagaaaattaaGAGAGGAAAGGCGGGCACTAGTCATAATGTGGTTTCAAagagcttcttgtagaagattagattgtagctgggacttgaaggatgcCAAGGAGGCTGGAAGACAGAGATGGTgagggagagagttctaggcatggaggatacTAGTAAAAAATGCCTTCAGGAAATgcagtgtcttgtgtgaggaagagcaagaaggccagtgttgctggatcacTTGAGTGGTCGGgcagggagtaatgtgtaagaagactgggctaagttgtgaaggattttgaatgctaaacagagaattttatatttaatccaggagatgatagggagcccctggagtttatttaaTTTGGAGGATAACATGTTTAGACCAACATTGTAGGAAGATTAATAAGTTGGTTGGGTTGAATGGAGGGTGGACTGAAGGGAGGAGAggcaaggcagggagaccaactggcAGACTATCACAGTAGTCTAGATGTGAGGAGATGAGGACCTGCActagggtttttgttgtttgtccttcattcattcattcaggaaggtgatgccatgactaacaagtgaattgaatttaagtgaggcagggctatgcaaagtcaccagccttactctttcctctggagccatgtaGGTCCGTTGACAAGATATAGAGcaggatgactgcagatggccctggatgcagtgggagaccatggcctttttaagtggtggcagtgtcagaggaaagaaggcagcATGTTTGAGAGATTTTaggagagaagaaatgatggGACTTGGAAATGATTGAagatgagtgagagagagtgtgtggAGTCAAGAATACCGACTAAGTTGGGAGCCCAGGTCACTGGGAGGATGGTTGTGCTCtgaacagtaataggaaagttaggagagGAGAGAAGTTGAGGAGAAGGTAATACGTTCAGTTTTAGATATATGGGGTTTAAGTTTTCTGCAGGACATCTTTAACATCTTACCTTGGCAATTCAAAGAGTGATCAAAGAGGATCAAAGAGGAATGCAAAGGGAGAGCATTCAAGAATCAGCCACATGATATGATGAGGCAAAGAAAGACATGGGAGAGCTTGTAACCAAGTGGCATAATCTGATTTTGATTTGCtctctaatattttttaaatgtgaaatcaATTAttgaaatgtgttttattttttagaagcCAGCAACTTAAATTCAGGACAGAATGATCCTGGCACCAGTGAGAACTTTTGGCTTAACCACTCTATGGCAAATCAACCAGAGACCATGGAAGATGGTGGACTGAGGAAATCTCTGGATCATTTCTATGAAGTATACGGTCAGACACTACCCCCTCCAAGGGATGGACTCTCAAAGGCAGTATCTCATCGCCTTTCTCAGAAAATCACAGAACTGACCAGCCAGGAGACTCAAAAGTATGCACTCCGCAGTTTTCAGATGGCCCAGGTGATTTTAAACCGAGATGGATATTCAGTCATACAAAATCATTCTAAAGATGTTCACTTCTATCCACTGGAAGAAGGAAATGCATCTCTGGATAAAGAAAAGCCAACCCCAGGACTTTCAAAAGATGTAATTAGTTTTCTCTTaaaggagaataaaatgaaacaaacataATCCATATACCTAAAGAAGCTGGACTGGACATATAATTTGTTGTTGATAAGTGATAATTTAGGTGTCCTTACATAAGACATGAAAGCAGTTGGGAAATGGTGTTTATATGGAAATGAATCTGCATATTCAAGTGTGTGAGATGCCATCTAATGAAATAAAACTGAGGTCATATGATAAAGAATGTATGAACtaaaagaatacaaatataaagaactaTAGTAAAACACTAGCATATTTCAATTATGTGTATTCCTCTCAAGAGTCAGAGGTAGAAAGAACATGTGAGATTTTATAAGTTAacaattaaaatttcattttcttctctgtcacatcacaaatggaaagagagagaacaaagtgAATTCCTATTGTCatcatatatctgtatatatgtacatatgtgtgtgtatgttgacTTATTATATAGTAGGCCCCTGTGTTGTCAGCCCATCAATTTCtagtttctcttttatttttgttcttatttatttCCAGATGCTAAATCTCAAACCAAAGGCCTCAGTCATTTTGTGAACAATTAGAGAATTATCCAGCAATCTCTTTGGGTCTCCTGAGGCTGGCTAGTTTATCTTCTCTCAAGCTGCCATAAGGTCTGTATACAAATGGCTGCCCAGTGGGATATTCCTGTAACCTTTTCAGAGACCAGGTGCTCCTTGTCCATGGTGCCCCTCTCCAGCAGAGCTGAAGAGTACATCTCCTCAGTGCCTTTTTAAACAGATGATCCCAGTTTGTGCTTGGCAAGTGCTTCAGGATGTGTGTATCatggactttaaaaaatgaaatgctatttCACTTAGCCTTGATGTATTTACAGAACACACCATACAGGTATTTAGACACTTTTTTTATTAATACTGAACCTTATACTCCTCAGAAGAAATTATGTTGACAGAAAGTATTACATTGCTTATCATGAGCAGAGATTCTGATAGTCCTGTATAGTTAGGAAGATTTTAGAAGATCTAGGTCAAAATTAGTTGGCCTAGTACCAATTTTACTAATCCAAGAGCTCTGCAAAAGGCTCATTATGTAAGTATCCAAGCATATTATAAGTGTCATtttaaaagaagacagagaaCTGATCACAGAATCAAAAAATATCAGTGTTGAATGGAATCTCAGAAGACATTTATTCCAGCCCTTGTCCCAGAAAGAATCTCCACCACAACCTATCTATATAAGaggccatccagcctttgcttgaagacctcctgtGAAAGGGAACCTACTAAGTCAGCCCATTCACCTTGGGGGGTAGCTCCATTTGTTAGGAAGTTTATTCCTGCcatcagtctcagtttccctttttgtaACTGAAACTTCCATCCTTTGCTCCTGGTTCTTGCCTTAGGGGAGATAAAACAACACAAATCTAATTCTTTTACTATTTGATAGTCCTTCACAATTTGAAAACAACTATACTGTCcacccaaatcttctcttctccaggcaaaacaCCACCAGTTCCTTCAGCTAATTTTCATATTAGAGAGACTCGAGTCACTTTACCATCTTCTCAACGTTATCTGGCTTATCAATGCCATTCCCTAAGCAGTGGCACCCAGAATTGATTATAACATTCTAAATATGATCTGAACAGCACA
This region of Trichosurus vulpecula isolate mTriVul1 chromosome 3, mTriVul1.pri, whole genome shotgun sequence genomic DNA includes:
- the SHLD1 gene encoding shieldin complex subunit 1; this encodes MVPRLPVGVCFPLTKMVAALPVQQRAYGRLRLRAMEGQKTASDHCSEESSNFLDLSPTYDIAQQLQRKPRHEASSETSSSVDIPASFPLDSEASNLNSGQNDPGTSENFWLNHSMANQPETMEDGGLRKSLDHFYEVYGQTLPPPRDGLSKAVSHRLSQKITELTSQETQKYALRSFQMAQVILNRDGYSVIQNHSKDVHFYPLEEGNASLDKEKPTPGLSKDVISFLLKENKMKQT